A window of Phycisphaerales bacterium contains these coding sequences:
- a CDS encoding biopolymer transporter ExbD, whose product MNLTPMIDMTFLLIVFFILTSQISNVEVAEEIDLPEPHESVAAAPAEEHRMVINLIPHASERSRVASMRLGFRTLAADSAGRRALRDELLAAVAADPNLKVDIRADRQAAYGEVYPILRLASASGASRVDLVVAATLDGAGSKESQP is encoded by the coding sequence ATGAACCTCACGCCCATGATCGACATGACGTTTCTGTTGATCGTGTTTTTCATTCTGACGTCGCAGATCAGCAACGTGGAAGTGGCCGAGGAGATCGATCTGCCCGAGCCGCACGAATCGGTCGCAGCCGCGCCGGCCGAAGAGCACCGGATGGTGATCAATCTGATTCCCCACGCGTCGGAGCGTTCGCGCGTGGCATCGATGAGGCTGGGCTTTCGCACACTGGCTGCCGACAGCGCCGGCCGCCGAGCGCTGCGCGATGAACTTCTCGCCGCAGTGGCCGCGGACCCGAATCTGAAGGTGGACATCCGGGCCGACCGCCAGGCCGCCTACGGCGAGGTCTACCCGATACTGCGCCTCGCCTCGGCCAGCGGCGCCAGCCGCGTGGACCTCGTGGTGGCGGCCACGCTCGACGGCGCCGGTTCGAAGGAGTCGCAGCCGTGA
- a CDS encoding class I fructose-bisphosphate aldolase, whose translation MSAVKEHLSGEDQSLLSYRCKGISAEHLHLPGPDFVDRVLAASDRNPAVLRNYQTILNHGRLGGSGFVSILPVDQGIEHTAGASFAPNPIYFDPENIVRLAIEGGCNAVASTFGVLGSVARKYAHKIPFLVKLNHNQLMSYPNTYDQISFGSVRLAYEMGAVAVGATIYFGSEESNRQIQEVTEWFEEAHALGMVTVLWCYLRNSAFKVDGKDYHVSADGTGQANHLGVTIQADIIKQKQAENNGIFNAIKFAKTNKKVYDELTPGDHPIELCRYQVANCFMGRSGLINSGGESKGGSDFADAVRTAVINKRAGGMGLISGRKAFQRPMSEGVKLLNAIQDVYLDKAVTIA comes from the coding sequence ATGTCCGCTGTCAAAGAGCACCTGTCCGGCGAAGACCAGTCGCTGCTTTCCTATCGCTGCAAGGGCATCAGCGCCGAGCATCTGCACCTGCCCGGGCCCGACTTTGTCGATCGCGTGCTCGCGGCTTCGGATCGCAATCCCGCGGTTCTGCGCAACTACCAGACGATCCTCAACCACGGCCGGCTCGGCGGCAGCGGATTTGTCTCCATCCTCCCGGTCGATCAGGGCATCGAGCACACCGCCGGCGCTTCGTTCGCCCCCAACCCGATCTACTTCGATCCGGAGAACATTGTCCGGTTAGCCATCGAGGGCGGATGCAACGCGGTGGCTTCGACCTTCGGCGTGCTCGGATCGGTGGCTCGCAAATACGCGCACAAGATCCCCTTCCTCGTCAAACTGAATCACAACCAGTTGATGTCGTACCCGAACACCTACGACCAGATCTCGTTCGGATCGGTGCGCCTGGCATACGAGATGGGCGCGGTCGCAGTCGGCGCCACGATCTACTTCGGCTCGGAGGAATCGAACCGCCAGATCCAGGAAGTCACCGAGTGGTTTGAGGAAGCGCACGCGCTGGGCATGGTTACGGTGCTGTGGTGCTACCTGCGCAACAGCGCCTTCAAGGTCGATGGCAAGGACTACCACGTCTCGGCCGACGGCACCGGGCAGGCGAATCACCTGGGCGTAACCATCCAGGCGGACATCATCAAGCAGAAGCAGGCGGAGAACAACGGCATCTTCAACGCCATCAAGTTCGCCAAGACCAACAAGAAGGTCTACGACGAACTCACGCCCGGCGATCATCCCATCGAACTCTGCCGCTACCAGGTCGCCAACTGCTTCATGGGGCGCTCGGGCCTGATCAACTCCGGCGGCGAGAGCAAGGGCGGCAGCGATTTTGCCGACGCCGTGCGCACCGCCGTCATCAACAAACGCGCGGGCGGCATGGGCCTGATCTCAGGCCGCAAAGCCTTCCAGCGCCCCATGAGCGAAGGCGTGAAACTCCTCAACGCAATCCAGGATGTGTATCTCGACAAGGCCGTGACGATCGCGTAG
- a CDS encoding 5-formyltetrahydrofolate cyclo-ligase — METRRMGGQDRSLLQAKQAMRNEMKARLAAYDPPALYSLSIQACENLVSSEAFQHARTIMMYASLPQEVDVSHIALRCYQDNRTVCLPKIDWDHHRMWPVPVNSFDDRSLVEDRYGLRCPERGCPMPVEMIDLVIVPGVAFDTDGHRLGRGGGYYDRFLGQSGFIGRCIGLCFDCQIVDAVPRAGHDIVMDLVATDRRLISVDPAVRGHRS, encoded by the coding sequence ATGGAGACCAGGCGCATGGGCGGTCAGGATCGCAGCCTTCTGCAGGCCAAGCAGGCGATGCGGAACGAGATGAAGGCCCGGCTCGCCGCCTACGACCCGCCGGCCCTGTACAGTCTTTCGATCCAGGCGTGCGAGAACCTCGTCTCCTCCGAGGCGTTTCAGCACGCCCGCACCATTATGATGTACGCCTCCCTGCCGCAGGAGGTCGATGTCTCGCACATCGCCCTGCGGTGTTATCAGGACAATCGCACCGTCTGCCTGCCCAAAATCGACTGGGACCACCACCGCATGTGGCCGGTTCCGGTCAACAGTTTCGACGATCGTTCTCTGGTGGAAGACCGCTATGGCCTGCGCTGCCCGGAGCGCGGCTGCCCGATGCCCGTCGAGATGATCGACCTGGTCATTGTGCCGGGAGTGGCGTTTGACACAGACGGCCACCGGCTCGGCCGCGGGGGCGGGTATTACGACCGCTTTCTGGGCCAGAGCGGCTTCATCGGCCGATGTATAGGGCTGTGCTTTGACTGCCAGATCGTCGACGCCGTTCCCCGCGCCGGTCACGACATCGTCATGGACCTTGTCGCGACCGATCGGCGGCTGATCTCCGTCGACCCGGCGGTCCGAGGACATCGGTCCTGA
- a CDS encoding sulfatase-like hydrolase/transferase has translation MLPAFGPVRSCCSALAVALFASASLAQNRPNIIFILTDDQGVDAVEGPYWQPQSNIATPTLRRLAEQGVSFTNCRVNPNCSPTRAALLTGRSALEAGVPGVIGRWATGGMTPPPLVSDAELDTNELPEDVYLLSMQNQERTIAEVLRDSGYYTVLIDKWHVGYDASRGELPTQQGFDVFYDWAAFLNEDNPDAVGDEHVVRAQQFAEQAVLNRAPQHEGKPYALFFHTIVPHRRDPDSSGRAWWAVDPSLTPLTGSLGNTNSARFAQNIEALDTVIRRMLRNLGVIQSNDFYDPDSHAVVFFLGDNGTDPLVSSTGQRSKNSLYEGGIRVPSFVLGENVPRNLNTPIADERQIIHVDYYDTICDIIGAPANVRDNPNGSFPRQSMSFADSIGWAAPNSLPRRQYSLLSLGDAIFQNGNYQQIQRVAFVGEQYKLICNSGGAQLDDMTEDEFYDLLADPSENNNLVATGMDQQQATAYYDMRDKVADYWPSAMSVAFDPGTLSRYTVEHFDSTRQYVLVVYVENGELTGEQEFYDLASDPDRLNNLAGQQMNSSQQNAYDALQSEVLVLLDDGEFSPDVRVIDLPLSATLVLTGGNSIVNGPLTLGHMDVGGTAKEYRAFLKFNVNGVMPEGFTINDVTDAQLVVAFKEDSRPSSDPLYAVEDQETGLITVHRVNGAWNRNPWSNWSSSVLGSLDLPPHVIWQASHPKIRTVPLPPQAPVSFGHSEALLDVVREWFDNPRSNNGVALVVERLNNLPGDQQVNFLRAAGIRLTLDRRPEP, from the coding sequence ATGCTTCCCGCATTCGGACCGGTGCGGAGTTGTTGCTCGGCACTCGCCGTCGCGCTGTTCGCTTCGGCATCGCTGGCACAAAACCGCCCGAACATCATCTTCATTCTCACCGACGACCAGGGAGTGGACGCGGTCGAGGGACCCTATTGGCAGCCGCAGTCCAACATCGCCACGCCCACGCTGCGGCGCCTGGCCGAGCAGGGCGTTTCGTTCACGAACTGCCGCGTGAATCCGAACTGCTCGCCGACGCGGGCCGCGCTCTTGACCGGCCGCAGCGCGCTGGAGGCGGGCGTGCCGGGCGTGATCGGCCGCTGGGCCACGGGCGGCATGACGCCGCCGCCGCTGGTGAGCGATGCCGAACTCGACACCAACGAACTGCCCGAAGACGTCTACCTGCTCTCCATGCAGAACCAGGAGCGCACGATCGCCGAAGTGCTTCGTGACAGCGGCTACTACACCGTGCTCATCGACAAGTGGCACGTCGGCTACGACGCATCGCGCGGCGAACTGCCGACGCAGCAAGGCTTCGACGTTTTCTACGACTGGGCGGCCTTCCTCAACGAGGACAATCCCGATGCGGTCGGCGACGAACACGTCGTCCGCGCCCAGCAGTTCGCGGAGCAAGCGGTGCTCAACCGCGCGCCCCAGCACGAGGGCAAGCCCTACGCCCTGTTCTTCCACACCATCGTGCCGCACCGCCGCGACCCCGACAGCAGCGGCCGCGCCTGGTGGGCGGTGGATCCGAGTCTGACGCCGCTCACGGGTTCGCTTGGCAACACCAACTCGGCCCGATTCGCGCAGAACATCGAGGCGCTGGACACGGTGATCCGCCGCATGCTGCGCAATCTCGGCGTGATCCAGTCCAACGACTTCTACGACCCCGACAGCCACGCCGTCGTTTTCTTCCTTGGAGACAACGGCACCGACCCGCTCGTTTCATCAACCGGGCAGCGGTCGAAGAACTCGCTCTATGAGGGTGGAATTCGGGTGCCTTCGTTTGTGCTGGGCGAAAACGTGCCGCGCAACCTCAACACGCCCATCGCCGACGAGCGGCAGATCATTCACGTGGATTACTACGACACGATCTGCGACATCATCGGCGCGCCCGCCAACGTGCGAGACAACCCGAACGGCTCGTTCCCGCGACAGAGCATGAGCTTTGCTGATTCGATCGGCTGGGCCGCGCCCAACTCGCTGCCTCGCCGGCAGTACAGCCTGCTCAGCCTCGGCGACGCCATCTTCCAGAACGGCAACTACCAGCAGATCCAGCGCGTCGCCTTCGTGGGCGAGCAGTACAAGCTGATCTGCAACTCCGGCGGCGCTCAACTCGACGACATGACCGAAGACGAGTTCTACGACCTGCTGGCCGATCCCAGCGAGAACAACAACCTCGTCGCCACCGGCATGGATCAGCAGCAGGCCACCGCCTACTACGACATGCGCGACAAGGTCGCCGATTACTGGCCGTCGGCCATGTCCGTGGCGTTCGATCCCGGCACGCTGTCTCGCTACACCGTTGAGCACTTCGACTCGACGCGGCAGTACGTGCTGGTCGTCTACGTCGAGAACGGCGAACTGACCGGCGAACAGGAGTTCTACGACCTCGCCAGCGATCCGGACCGGCTCAACAACCTCGCCGGCCAGCAGATGAACAGCAGCCAGCAGAACGCGTACGACGCCCTGCAGAGCGAAGTGCTCGTGCTGCTGGATGACGGCGAGTTCTCGCCTGACGTGCGCGTCATTGACCTGCCGCTTTCGGCCACGCTGGTTCTGACGGGCGGCAATTCAATCGTCAACGGGCCGCTCACGCTGGGCCATATGGATGTGGGCGGCACCGCCAAGGAGTATCGCGCGTTCCTCAAGTTCAACGTTAACGGCGTGATGCCCGAAGGCTTCACGATCAATGACGTGACCGACGCGCAGCTCGTGGTCGCCTTCAAGGAAGACTCCCGGCCGAGCAGCGACCCGCTCTACGCCGTTGAAGACCAGGAGACGGGCCTGATCACCGTGCACCGGGTGAATGGCGCCTGGAATCGCAACCCGTGGTCGAACTGGTCATCATCGGTGCTCGGCTCGCTCGATCTGCCGCCGCACGTGATCTGGCAGGCTTCGCATCCGAAGATCCGCACCGTACCGCTGCCGCCGCAGGCGCCGGTGAGTTTCGGGCACAGCGAAGCGCTGCTCGACGTGGTGCGCGAGTGGTTCGACAATCCTCGGAGCAACAACGGCGTGGCGCTGGTGGTCGAACGGCTCAACAACCTGCCCGGCGATCAGCAGGTGAACTTCCTGCGCGCTGCGGGCATCCGCCTGACGCTCGATCGCCGGCCCGAGCCGTGA
- a CDS encoding FG-GAP repeat protein encodes MPPDRGAESAERTFTGEGELTWFGARALAIGDCDGDTVEDVLIAARFDSTEGLYHNGRCTVYSGATSEPLLVFHGEGNDDELGHRLDRIGDLDGDGRADVLLGAYQHDNNTGRCYAFSGRTGEVLHVWTGTQEDSFFGWDLSNAGDTNGDGVNDVIISSQTYDGPGVDSGAAYLYDGRSGALIHEWIGEAAGDLFGFRASPVGDVDGDGRPDVAIGAPGNAEGGPGAGKVYLFSGRTGELIRSYVGENAGDALGERVAGEFDVDGDGRTDVLIGSLHYSPAKRNAGRVYLYSGLDGSLIRAFDGERAGDQLGHRVKFLEDINGDDVPEIAMSATYADANGIDSGSIFIYSGASRELLYRYDGDLANDRLGRVVHGVGDLNRDGFNDFAIGSPFVTTEGGSEIGRAYVFSGRTGKLLLRLTGEATGDQFGYSINKAGDMNGDGFADITVGAVYNDAGGPDAGRAYVFFGSPVYLTHTSFVAGSGAVITATGAEADEFVHLLMSLQGVGEGPQVSQLGGLQLSLLPPVTEQAARWTDADGNAVFELQVPPGAAGRTLHFQAVIRRGSRGSASVMSNTISPLVEP; translated from the coding sequence ATGCCTCCCGATCGGGGCGCGGAAAGCGCCGAGCGCACGTTCACCGGCGAGGGCGAGCTGACGTGGTTTGGGGCCCGGGCCCTGGCGATCGGTGATTGCGACGGCGACACCGTTGAGGATGTGCTGATCGCAGCGCGCTTCGACAGCACGGAGGGCCTCTATCACAACGGCCGCTGCACGGTGTACTCGGGCGCGACCAGCGAGCCGCTGCTGGTTTTCCATGGCGAAGGAAACGACGACGAGCTGGGTCACCGGCTCGATCGCATCGGCGATCTCGATGGCGATGGCCGAGCCGATGTCCTGCTTGGGGCCTACCAGCACGACAATAACACGGGGCGCTGCTATGCCTTCTCGGGTCGCACTGGCGAGGTGCTGCACGTCTGGACGGGCACGCAGGAGGACAGCTTCTTTGGATGGGATCTCAGCAACGCGGGAGATACCAACGGCGATGGCGTTAACGATGTGATCATCAGCAGCCAGACCTACGACGGCCCCGGCGTCGATTCCGGCGCAGCTTATCTTTACGACGGCCGCTCAGGAGCGCTGATCCACGAGTGGATCGGCGAAGCGGCTGGCGATCTTTTCGGCTTTCGCGCTTCGCCGGTGGGTGATGTGGACGGCGACGGTCGGCCGGACGTCGCCATTGGCGCGCCTGGCAACGCCGAAGGTGGTCCCGGCGCCGGCAAGGTCTATCTCTTCTCGGGACGGACGGGCGAACTCATTCGCTCCTACGTCGGTGAGAATGCGGGCGATGCGCTCGGCGAGCGCGTCGCGGGCGAATTCGACGTCGATGGGGATGGCCGCACAGACGTGCTTATTGGCTCTCTGCATTATTCTCCAGCGAAGCGGAACGCCGGTCGCGTCTACCTCTATTCGGGTCTGGATGGGTCGCTGATCCGCGCATTCGACGGCGAGCGGGCCGGCGACCAACTCGGCCACCGTGTCAAATTCCTCGAAGATATCAACGGCGATGACGTGCCTGAGATCGCCATGAGCGCGACCTACGCGGATGCCAACGGAATCGATTCGGGCAGCATTTTCATCTATTCAGGCGCATCGCGGGAACTTCTCTATCGATACGATGGCGACCTCGCCAATGACCGGCTCGGCCGAGTCGTGCACGGTGTGGGCGATCTCAACCGGGACGGATTCAACGATTTTGCCATCGGATCGCCGTTCGTGACGACCGAGGGTGGCTCAGAGATCGGACGCGCTTACGTTTTCTCTGGGCGCACCGGAAAGCTGCTGCTTCGCCTGACCGGTGAAGCCACGGGCGACCAGTTCGGGTATTCAATCAACAAGGCCGGGGACATGAACGGAGACGGCTTCGCCGACATCACGGTCGGCGCGGTCTACAACGATGCCGGTGGACCCGACGCCGGCCGCGCGTATGTCTTCTTCGGCAGCCCGGTCTATCTGACGCATACGAGCTTTGTCGCCGGCTCGGGCGCGGTGATTACCGCGACTGGCGCGGAAGCGGACGAATTCGTTCACTTGCTGATGAGTCTTCAGGGAGTGGGCGAAGGACCCCAAGTGTCCCAGTTGGGCGGGCTGCAACTCAGTCTCCTTCCGCCCGTGACCGAACAGGCGGCGCGATGGACCGACGCAGATGGCAACGCAGTTTTTGAACTGCAGGTACCGCCCGGAGCGGCAGGACGCACCCTTCACTTTCAGGCGGTCATTCGCCGCGGCTCTCGCGGCAGCGCATCGGTAATGTCAAACACCATCTCGCCGCTCGTTGAGCCGTAG
- a CDS encoding ATP-binding cassette domain-containing protein: MDAAIDIRGVTKTFGEKVAVDDLDLVVPTGSLCGFLGPNGAGKSTTIRMIMSIYFPDKGEISVLGRKSAVESKDRIGYLPEERGIYRKMRVGEFLIYMARLKGVDKAEARKRAAEWLERVALPDVIRKRCEELSKGMQQKVQIVAALIHDPELIILDEPFSGLDPVNSMLLQRLIHDLNDQGRTIIFSTHVLFQAEQICNRIFLIHRGRKVLDDTMEGIRQRFDPRTILLRTRGEHNGFDPRVVSGVRKVEERKGDLEVYLDEDTDPIETMRQMMNLADLEKIELRKPTLEDVFVRLVEDARISESGEVEIVEHAH; this comes from the coding sequence TTGGATGCAGCCATTGACATTCGCGGCGTAACCAAGACCTTTGGCGAGAAGGTCGCGGTGGATGACCTCGACCTGGTGGTGCCCACGGGAAGCCTGTGCGGATTCCTCGGGCCCAACGGCGCCGGAAAGTCCACCACCATCCGCATGATCATGTCGATCTATTTCCCCGACAAGGGCGAGATTTCCGTGCTGGGCAGGAAGTCGGCCGTCGAGAGCAAGGACCGCATCGGCTACCTGCCCGAAGAGCGCGGCATCTACCGCAAGATGCGCGTTGGCGAGTTTCTCATCTACATGGCGCGTCTCAAGGGCGTGGACAAGGCTGAGGCGCGCAAGCGGGCCGCCGAGTGGCTCGAGCGCGTGGCCCTGCCGGACGTGATCAGGAAGAGGTGCGAGGAACTGAGCAAGGGCATGCAGCAGAAGGTGCAGATCGTCGCCGCGCTCATCCACGACCCCGAACTCATCATTCTCGATGAGCCGTTTTCGGGACTCGATCCCGTCAACTCGATGCTGCTCCAGCGGCTCATTCACGACCTCAACGATCAGGGCCGGACGATCATCTTCTCGACGCACGTGCTCTTCCAGGCCGAGCAGATCTGCAATCGCATCTTCCTGATCCACCGCGGTCGCAAGGTGCTCGACGACACGATGGAGGGCATCCGCCAGCGCTTCGATCCGCGCACGATCCTGCTCCGCACGCGAGGCGAGCACAACGGCTTTGATCCGCGCGTCGTCTCGGGCGTGCGCAAGGTCGAGGAGCGCAAGGGCGATCTGGAGGTCTACCTCGATGAAGACACCGATCCGATCGAGACGATGCGGCAGATGATGAACCTCGCCGACCTCGAGAAGATCGAACTCCGCAAGCCGACGCTGGAAGATGTGTTCGTGCGGCTGGTGGAAGATGCGCGGATTTCCGAGAGCGGCGAGGTCGAAATCGTCGAGCACGCCCACTGA
- a CDS encoding biopolymer transporter ExbD yields the protein MSSPASTGPASVETGALASASEALGGYHRPLSRRHRVESDLRLNLVSMIDVVFLLFMYFLLTANFTLGEEVFLIDVPQSRQAGFDDPFELPDRPLSVRIATIGPGASDCSIRIDLPGLEATPTFESLYRRLIDHQVRPGNLTGLFMPDNPIHIVPTAGTRWEHAIEALNACLRAGYTNVRLIQPGL from the coding sequence GTGAGCAGTCCCGCCAGCACTGGTCCGGCATCGGTCGAGACGGGCGCTTTGGCAAGCGCGTCTGAGGCGCTGGGCGGCTATCACCGGCCGCTCTCGCGGCGCCACCGCGTCGAGTCGGACCTGCGGCTGAATCTCGTCTCGATGATCGACGTCGTCTTCCTGCTGTTCATGTATTTCCTGCTCACTGCCAATTTCACGCTCGGCGAAGAGGTGTTTCTCATCGACGTGCCGCAGAGCCGGCAGGCCGGCTTCGATGATCCGTTCGAACTGCCCGACCGGCCGCTGAGCGTTCGCATCGCCACGATCGGCCCCGGCGCGAGCGATTGCAGCATTCGGATTGATCTGCCCGGTCTTGAGGCAACGCCGACTTTCGAATCGCTCTACCGCCGCCTCATCGATCACCAGGTGCGGCCGGGCAACCTGACCGGACTGTTCATGCCTGACAATCCGATTCACATCGTGCCCACGGCCGGCACGCGCTGGGAGCACGCCATTGAGGCGCTCAACGCCTGCCTGCGCGCCGGGTACACCAACGTCCGCCTCATTCAGCCGGGCTTATGA
- a CDS encoding L,D-transpeptidase family protein produces MVLASQMARPGTTRSNMYARGGARRNRLIAVGGGGLVLLLAAWWLWPNSSSGAESGGGVETQEAGLASGGHDGKPATGEPDTHLASQSQPERQQPRIRNEQRELEPMLPQGIDPGDAPVESPEEDAREAAKAGAPPLTMGEAPRQNNAQADSPVVSTQKESPAASPAKETPAPSPSFVPNDTDAAVAALLERADREITAGQLVQGRATLNEALTHPRVGIAAEQIRTRLAELNALMVFGKTVTKGDPFAGTHVIKSGDRLVFIARNHSIDYRFLAHINGMSNPDQIRLGQNLKVIHGPFHVEIDKSDYRLDVYLGEAGSTQRTYVRSFFIGLGELGSTPTGQFRVRPNSKLENPAWTNPRTGEHYTANDPKNPIGDYWIGLEGTDEQTKLLDGYGIHGTIDPTSIGRQMSMGCVRLYDDDIKLLYGMLVPEKSTVVIRD; encoded by the coding sequence ATGGTTCTCGCCTCCCAGATGGCACGCCCCGGCACGACCCGATCCAACATGTACGCGCGCGGCGGCGCGCGGCGAAACCGCCTCATCGCCGTCGGCGGCGGCGGCCTCGTGCTGCTGCTCGCGGCGTGGTGGCTCTGGCCCAATTCATCCTCCGGCGCCGAAAGCGGCGGCGGCGTTGAGACTCAAGAGGCGGGACTCGCCAGCGGCGGTCACGACGGCAAGCCCGCCACAGGCGAACCAGACACACACCTTGCCAGCCAGTCGCAACCCGAGCGCCAGCAGCCCCGCATTCGCAACGAGCAGCGCGAACTCGAGCCCATGCTGCCTCAGGGCATCGACCCTGGAGATGCGCCCGTCGAGTCGCCCGAGGAAGATGCGCGCGAGGCCGCAAAGGCCGGCGCGCCGCCGCTGACGATGGGTGAAGCACCACGACAGAACAACGCCCAGGCAGACTCACCTGTCGTTTCGACGCAGAAAGAAAGTCCGGCGGCGAGTCCAGCGAAGGAAACGCCGGCGCCAAGCCCGTCCTTCGTACCCAACGACACCGACGCCGCCGTAGCCGCGCTGCTCGAGCGGGCCGACCGCGAGATCACCGCCGGCCAACTCGTGCAGGGCCGAGCCACGCTCAACGAAGCGCTCACTCACCCGCGCGTCGGCATCGCCGCCGAGCAGATCCGCACGCGCCTGGCTGAACTCAACGCCCTGATGGTGTTCGGCAAGACGGTGACCAAAGGCGATCCTTTTGCAGGCACGCACGTCATCAAGTCCGGCGACCGGCTCGTGTTCATCGCGCGCAACCACTCCATCGACTACCGATTCCTCGCGCACATCAACGGCATGAGCAATCCGGACCAGATTCGACTCGGCCAGAATCTCAAGGTGATCCACGGCCCGTTCCACGTTGAAATCGACAAGAGCGACTACCGACTCGACGTGTACCTCGGCGAAGCCGGCTCGACGCAGCGCACTTACGTCCGCTCGTTCTTCATCGGCCTGGGCGAACTCGGCTCGACTCCCACGGGCCAGTTCCGCGTGCGGCCCAACAGCAAACTTGAGAACCCCGCGTGGACCAACCCGCGCACGGGCGAGCACTACACCGCCAACGACCCCAAGAATCCCATCGGCGACTACTGGATCGGCCTCGAAGGCACCGACGAGCAGACGAAGCTGCTCGACGGCTACGGCATCCACGGCACCATCGATCCGACCTCCATCGGCCGCCAGATGAGCATGGGCTGCGTGCGCCTCTATGACGACGACATCAAGCTGCTCTACGGCATGCTCGTACCTGAGAAGAGCACGGTGGTAATCCGCGATTAG